Proteins from one Anastrepha obliqua isolate idAnaObli1 chromosome 2, idAnaObli1_1.0, whole genome shotgun sequence genomic window:
- the LOC129237097 gene encoding protein rogdi-like gives MEDTEGEEIKNLQIEFEWVMRDEVHAILKKLREILVECARRFPVPCFPDNEGKRTEKFVLMAAQDQLKCSVTLTGDSITQADISYKLKRASSQVQRTSITPDAPWKLQQVQDAANHLQQAITHIDNVGDNYAFKSREEVLQIIGELIGALQRGRTSLIIPKKKAIDELMKGRNMKSLTPNLPEDQAISFFLQCHKLIIAVYQLLNVQGTMKMEATQAECSVGWLNEILVLFTVGLTLCQQLKDKINAFKMEASS, from the exons ATGGAAGACACGGAAggcgaagaaattaaaaatctc CAAATCGAATTTGAATGGGTTATGCGCGATGAAGTTCACGCGATACTTAAGAAGCTGCGCGAGATTTTAGTG GAATGCGCACGCCGATTTCCGGTACCATGCTTCCCCGATAATGAGGGCAAACGTACTGAAAAATTTGTGTTAATGGCAGCTCAGGATCAGCTTAAGTGTTCCGTTACGCTTACTGGCGATAGCATTACTCAAGCT GATATTAGTTATAAATTAAAACGCGCGTCTAGTCAAGTGCAACGCACGTCTATTACACCGGACGCGCCATGGAAATTGCAACAGGTACAAGATGCTGCAAATCATCTACAACAGGCCATCACTCACATTGATAACGTTGGTGACAATTATGCTTTCAA GTCTCGTGAGGAAGTGCTACAAATCATAGGAGAATTAATAGGTGCTCTGCAGCGAGGTCGCACCAGTCTGATAATACCAAAGAAGAAAGCAATCGATGAACTTATGAAGGGGCGAAATATG aaatCCCTCACACCTAATCTACCAGAAGATCAAGCAATATCTTTCTTTTTACAATGCCACAAACTCATAATAGCTGTTTACCAACTGTTAAACGTACAGGGTACTATGAAAATGGAGGCCACACAGGCTGAATGCTCAGTCGGTTGGCTCAATGAGATTCTCGTGTTGTTCACCGTTGGTCTAACTTTATGCCAACAGCTCAAGGATAAAATCAATGCATTTAAAATGGAGGCATCGAGTTAG